A genomic window from Vigna radiata var. radiata cultivar VC1973A chromosome 2, Vradiata_ver6, whole genome shotgun sequence includes:
- the LOC106756400 gene encoding LEAF RUST 10 DISEASE-RESISTANCE LOCUS RECEPTOR-LIKE PROTEIN KINASE-like 2.1 isoform X1, protein MVFLSSFWCSAQSVMACVVIIIVLFQQTHGAQDRRPLCAPSSCGKIRNISYPFRLKGDSPGCGLPRYELDCVKNVTVFTLFSGKYHVQNIDYETFKIQLTDAGVVEDTACSIPRYFIFSQNFAYIGGANNYATDPLTFWNGNGVSDTPPSIAFLNCTDPVTDDPRYVEVNGMLCDSRGHVYAVLHSSEFKMRDIKVGCHLIAATFANWNNGTNVSYVDIHEWLHNGFWMSWALVKCIDQCGKGVGCFINQTTNQIGCYQDYCHVMQFDFGKGKCGIQXQIFGYVAXIPIYIARYFVFAIMGLIYRITRLHYFSKWQVDGDLILVAPILIFVAARFLFGFALLLAIFIYTWRRRHYSMYENIETFLLHNNLNPIRYGYREIKKMSRDFKFKLGEGGFGSVYKGKLQSGPEIAIKMLKKTKADGEEFINEVASIGRIHHVNVVHLIGYCAEGENRALVYEYMTNGSLDKHIFSKKESVPLSYEKTYEISLGIARGIAYLHQGCDVQILHFDIKPXNILLXDNFIPKVSXFGLAKLYPVKDTSIALTKARGTLGYMAPELFYNXIGGVSNKADVYSFGMLLMEMGSRRRNSNPHADHSSQQYFPFWIYDQIKDEKDTEIEDASEEDKILVKKMYVVALWCIQLNPNDRPSMKRVVDMLEERVESLEMPPKPVYYPHETIEHDHGDNSNQASWSSSTSSSKNLGKTNTNHPWESNA, encoded by the exons ATGGTGTTCTTATCTTCCTTTTGGTGTTCTGCACAATCAGTGATGGCCTGTGTGGTTATCATTATTGTGCTATTCCAGCAAACTCACGGTGCCCAGGATCGTCGTCCATTGTGTGCTCCTTCTTCATGTGGAAAAATTCGCAACATATCTTACCCTTTCCGACTCAAAGGCGATTCACCTGGTTGCGGCCTCCCAAGGTACGAATTAGATTGCGTAAAGAATGTGACAGTGTTCACCTTGTTTTCAGGGAAATACCATGTGCAGAATATCGATTACGAGACATTCAAGATCCAATTGACTGATGCAGGTGTTGTGGAGGACACTGCTTGCTCCATTCCTCGCTATTTCATCTTTTCGCAGAACTTCGCTTACATTGGTGGTGCTAACAATTACGCGACTGATCCACTAACTTTCTGGAATGGGAATGGGGTTTCTGATACTCCTCCGTCTATAGCGTTCCTAAACTGTACTGATCCAGTAACCGATGATCCTCGATATGTGGAAGTGAATGGCATGCTATGTGATTCTAGAGGCCATGTCTATGCTGTTCTTCATTCCAGTGAATTCAAAATGAGGGACATCAAGGTTGGGTGCCATTTAATAGCTGCTACCTTTGCAAACTGGAACAATGGCACCAACGTTTCGTATGTTGATATCCACGAGTGGCTGCATAATGGGTTTTGGATGTCTTGGGCACTAGTTAAATGTATAGACCAATGTGGAAAGGGTGTGGGATGCTTCATCAATCAAACTACAAATCAAATCGGATGTTATCAGGACTATTGCCATGTTATGCAGTTTGACTTTGGAAAAGGAAAGTGCG GCATTCAGCANCAGATTTTTGGATACGTAGCTGNAATTCCTATCTATATAGCAC GTTATTTTGTATTCGCCATAATGG GACTAATCTACAGAATAACACGTTTACATTACTTTTCGAAATGGCAAGTGGATGGAGATCTCATTTTGGTAGCCCCTATTCTAATATTTGTGGCAGCCAGGTTTCTATTTGGATTCGCACTTTTGCTtgcaatatttatatatacgtGGCGACGTAGGCATTACTCAATGTATGAAAACATTGAAACGTTTTTGCTACACAATAATCTAAATCCTATTAGGTACGGATATagagaaattaagaaaatgagcagagatttcaaatttaaattgggTGAAGGAGGTTTTGGATCTGTATACAAAGGAAAACTTCAAAGTGGGCCAGAAATAGCCATAAAGATGTTGAAAAAAACGAAAGCTGATGGAGAAGAGTTCATTAATGAAGTGGCNAGTATTGGAAGAATACATCATGTAAATGTGGTACATCTTATTGGATATTGTGCTGAAGGAGAAAACCGTGCTCTGGTTTATGAATACATGACAAATGGTTCGTTGGATAAACACATCTTCTCCAAAAAGGAAAGTGTCCCTTTAAGTTATgagaaaacatatgaaatatcTCTTGGCATAGCTCGTGGGATTGCTTATCTTCATCAAGGTTGTGATGTGCAAATTCTACATTTTGATATTAAGCCTCANAATATTCTTCTAGANGATAACTTCATTCCAAAGGTNTCAGANTTCGGACTTGCAAAGTTGTATCCTGTCAAAGATACGTCTATTGCTTTAACTAAAGCTAGAGGAACTTTGGGTTACATGGCTCCAGAATTATTCTACAATAANATAGGTGGAGTATCAAATAAGGCTGATGTCTATAGTTTTGGGATGCTTTTGATGGAAATGGGAAGTAGGAGAAGGAACTCAAATCCTCATGCAGACCATTCAAGCCAACAGTACTTCCCCTTTTGGATATATGATcaaattaaagatgaaaaagatactGAAATAGAAGATGCCTCAGAAGAGGATAAGATTTTGgtgaaaaaaatgtatgtagTTGCGCTTTGGTGTATACAATTGAATCCAAATGACCGTCCTTCAATGAAGAGAGTCGTGGATATGTTGGAAGAAAGAGTTGAAAGTCTTGAAATGCCTCCTAAGCCTGTTTATTATCCCCATGAAACAATTGAACATGATCACGGAGACAACTCAAACCAAGCATCATGGAGTAGTTCAACCAGTTCTAGCAAAAATCTTGGCAAAACTAACACTAATCATCCATGGGAGAGCAATGCTTAA
- the LOC106753215 gene encoding LRR receptor-like serine/threonine-protein kinase ERECTA, with amino-acid sequence MAILRNLSSNNFQGSIPIELSRIRNLDTLDISNNNIVGSIPSSIGDLEHLLKLNLSRNHLTGFIPAEFGNLRSVMDIDLSNNKLSGLIPEELSQLQNMISLRLEMNKLSGDVSSLVNCLSLSLINVSYNNLVGVIPTSNNFSRFSPDSFIGNPGLCGYWLDSSCQGSXPTERGQLNFLAEYHVAPSHFCFMVFIVIKNSLASKDLPMLILVVILVRICWLM; translated from the exons ATGGCTATCCTTAGGAATCTTTCTTCTAACAATTTTCAAGGGTCTATTCCAATTGAACTTTCACGGATCAGAAATTTGGATACACT ggatatatcaaataataatatagttgGTTCCATTCCTTCTTCCATTGGTGATTTGGAACATCTTCTGAAATT GAATCTGAGCAGAAATCATTTAACAGGCTTTATTCCGGCAGAGTTTGGTAATCTAAGAAGTGTCATGGATAT TGACCTTTCAAATAATAAACTCTCTGGCTTGATCCCTGAAGAACTTAGTCAGCTTCAGAACATGATATCTTT GAGACTAGAAATGAACAAATTATCTGGGGATGTGTCTTCGCTTGTAAATTGCCTTAGTCTTTCTTTGAT TAATGTATCTTACAACAATTTAGTTGGTGTTATTCCCACAAGCAACAATTTTTCCAGGTTTTCTCCTGATAG TTTCATTGGAAACCCTGGTCTCTGTGGCTATTGGCTGGATTCATCTTGTCAAGGGTCTCANCCTACNGAGCGTGGTCAGTTGAACTTTTTAGCAGAATACCATGTTGCTCcttcacatttttgtttcatggtttttatagtaattaaaaattctCTAGCCTCAAAAGATCTTCCCATGTTAATTTTGGTTGTTATTCTTGTGAGAATATGTTGGTTAATGTAA
- the LOC111241299 gene encoding LRR receptor-like serine/threonine-protein kinase ERECTA, translating into MQALTVLDLSCNMLSGPIPPILGNLTYTEKLYLYGNKLTGRIPPELGNITKLHYLELNDNLLSGQIPPELGKLTDLFDLNVANNNLEGPIPENLGSCKNLNSLNVHGNKMSGTIPSTFQSLESMTYL; encoded by the exons ATGCAAGCCCTTACTGTTTT AGATTTGAGCTGTAACATGCTAAGCGGGCCAATCCCTCCTATATTGGGAAATTTAACTTACACAGAAAAACT GTATTTATATGGAAACAAGCTGACCGGTCGCATCCCCCCGGAGCTCGGAAACATTACGAAGCTTCACTATTT GGAATTGAATGATAACCTTTTAAGTGGACAAATCCCGCCTGAGCTTGGAAAGCTTACTGATCTGTTTGACTT AAATGTTGCCAATAACAACCTTGAGGGTCCAATTCCCGAGAATCTCGGCTCATGTAAAAACCTCAACAGCCT AAATGTGCATGGGAATAAGATGAGTGGAACAATTCCCTCAACTTTTCAAAGCTTGGAGAGTATGACCTATCTGTAA
- the LOC106756400 gene encoding rust resistance kinase Lr10 isoform X2 produces the protein MLCDSRGHVYAVLHSSEFKMRDIKVGCHLIAATFANWNNGTNVSYVDIHEWLHNGFWMSWALVKCIDQCGKGVGCFINQTTNQIGCYQDYCHVMQFDFGKGKCGIQXQIFGYVAXIPIYIARYFVFAIMGLIYRITRLHYFSKWQVDGDLILVAPILIFVAARFLFGFALLLAIFIYTWRRRHYSMYENIETFLLHNNLNPIRYGYREIKKMSRDFKFKLGEGGFGSVYKGKLQSGPEIAIKMLKKTKADGEEFINEVASIGRIHHVNVVHLIGYCAEGENRALVYEYMTNGSLDKHIFSKKESVPLSYEKTYEISLGIARGIAYLHQGCDVQILHFDIKPXNILLXDNFIPKVSXFGLAKLYPVKDTSIALTKARGTLGYMAPELFYNXIGGVSNKADVYSFGMLLMEMGSRRRNSNPHADHSSQQYFPFWIYDQIKDEKDTEIEDASEEDKILVKKMYVVALWCIQLNPNDRPSMKRVVDMLEERVESLEMPPKPVYYPHETIEHDHGDNSNQASWSSSTSSSKNLGKTNTNHPWESNA, from the exons ATGCTATGTGATTCTAGAGGCCATGTCTATGCTGTTCTTCATTCCAGTGAATTCAAAATGAGGGACATCAAGGTTGGGTGCCATTTAATAGCTGCTACCTTTGCAAACTGGAACAATGGCACCAACGTTTCGTATGTTGATATCCACGAGTGGCTGCATAATGGGTTTTGGATGTCTTGGGCACTAGTTAAATGTATAGACCAATGTGGAAAGGGTGTGGGATGCTTCATCAATCAAACTACAAATCAAATCGGATGTTATCAGGACTATTGCCATGTTATGCAGTTTGACTTTGGAAAAGGAAAGTGCG GCATTCAGCANCAGATTTTTGGATACGTAGCTGNAATTCCTATCTATATAGCAC GTTATTTTGTATTCGCCATAATGG GACTAATCTACAGAATAACACGTTTACATTACTTTTCGAAATGGCAAGTGGATGGAGATCTCATTTTGGTAGCCCCTATTCTAATATTTGTGGCAGCCAGGTTTCTATTTGGATTCGCACTTTTGCTtgcaatatttatatatacgtGGCGACGTAGGCATTACTCAATGTATGAAAACATTGAAACGTTTTTGCTACACAATAATCTAAATCCTATTAGGTACGGATATagagaaattaagaaaatgagcagagatttcaaatttaaattgggTGAAGGAGGTTTTGGATCTGTATACAAAGGAAAACTTCAAAGTGGGCCAGAAATAGCCATAAAGATGTTGAAAAAAACGAAAGCTGATGGAGAAGAGTTCATTAATGAAGTGGCNAGTATTGGAAGAATACATCATGTAAATGTGGTACATCTTATTGGATATTGTGCTGAAGGAGAAAACCGTGCTCTGGTTTATGAATACATGACAAATGGTTCGTTGGATAAACACATCTTCTCCAAAAAGGAAAGTGTCCCTTTAAGTTATgagaaaacatatgaaatatcTCTTGGCATAGCTCGTGGGATTGCTTATCTTCATCAAGGTTGTGATGTGCAAATTCTACATTTTGATATTAAGCCTCANAATATTCTTCTAGANGATAACTTCATTCCAAAGGTNTCAGANTTCGGACTTGCAAAGTTGTATCCTGTCAAAGATACGTCTATTGCTTTAACTAAAGCTAGAGGAACTTTGGGTTACATGGCTCCAGAATTATTCTACAATAANATAGGTGGAGTATCAAATAAGGCTGATGTCTATAGTTTTGGGATGCTTTTGATGGAAATGGGAAGTAGGAGAAGGAACTCAAATCCTCATGCAGACCATTCAAGCCAACAGTACTTCCCCTTTTGGATATATGATcaaattaaagatgaaaaagatactGAAATAGAAGATGCCTCAGAAGAGGATAAGATTTTGgtgaaaaaaatgtatgtagTTGCGCTTTGGTGTATACAATTGAATCCAAATGACCGTCCTTCAATGAAGAGAGTCGTGGATATGTTGGAAGAAAGAGTTGAAAGTCTTGAAATGCCTCCTAAGCCTGTTTATTATCCCCATGAAACAATTGAACATGATCACGGAGACAACTCAAACCAAGCATCATGGAGTAGTTCAACCAGTTCTAGCAAAAATCTTGGCAAAACTAACACTAATCATCCATGGGAGAGCAATGCTTAA